AGGGTCTTCCTCCAAGGATTCCTTGATAATGTCTAAACCGCCTTGAAACTCCCCATTTATATAAAGTTGAGGGAAAGTTGGCCATTcagaaaactttttcaagttttgtCTAACAGATTCGTCTCTtaatatatcaaagaagcCAAATCTTACTTGATGTTCTCTCAAGATACCCACAAGTTGTCTCGAAAACCCGCATTTAGGTTCAGAGGGGCTCCCCTTCATAAATAACATTACCGGCGCGGCATTGACCAATTTAGTCAATCTAGCGTTTATTTGCTCCtcagtttcttcttcctcttcttcgtcgtcatcgtcttcatcattatGACTCCCCTCATTTACGTTTGCATTTTCCATAGTATGAGTTTGTGATGATCCGGAATTGACTGAGTTCTTGCAGTCTTCTAATAAAGACACATACTCCTTTGGATCCGCGCCGGATAATTCTTTTAAGATTGTCCCTTTGTGAATTATGATAAAATATGGAACAGCTgagatttcaaaaagttctGAAATTTCCGAGTTTTCGTCCGCATCAATGGATAAGAAAGAGACGTTGGAATTGGAAGGCTCATTACTAATGGCCTCAAAAACCTGCTTTAATGCTTTGCATGGTTCTGCCCAACTGGTATGGAAATAAAGCACGATTAACTTGTCGCCGGCCGCAGTGGTAGTTAGGTAAGTAAATTGCTCTTGATCGTTAATTTCAATAACAGGCATTTCCTGAAAAAGTTTTGCTGCTGTGTAATATCTTGCTTGGTGGCGTTTATAACAGTACGAGGTGTagttaaaagaaaatgcaGATGGAACCTGAAAAGAACACATTTAGTCTTTGAAATATATTTTAATGACCTCTTAGTTTGGCATCTCATGACCCGGCACACATtctctgaaaaaaaaaaaaagtaactGATGGTTCAACAGAGAAGCCACAGTTAAAAAAGGTCCTACCCGGATTCGAACCGGGGTTGTCCGGATCAAAACCGAAAGTGATAACCACTACACTATAGGACCGTAACAACTGTGTATTGTTGTATTACGGGCTCGAGTAATACCGCAGTGTCTTGACAATCCTAATATAAACAGTCTTAGGGAAGTAACCAGTTGTCAAAACAGTTTATCAGATTAATTCACGGAATGTCACttatcttatatattatataaaatatgaatcataCTAAGTGGTGGAAGCGCGGAATCTCGGATCTAAACTAATTGTTCAAGCATTTATACGTTTGGGTAGTTCAGCTAGGGAAGGCCGTGTTTTATCTCatgttgttcgttttgttatTGAGATATATGTGGgtaattagataattgttgggattccattgttgataaaggctataatattaggtatacagaatatactagaagttctcctcgaggatttaggaatccataaaagggaatctgcaattctacacaattctataaatattattatcatcgttttatatgttaatattcattgatcctattacattatcaatccttgcgtttcagcttccactaatttagatgactatttctcatcatttgcgtcatcttctaacaccgtatatgataatatactagtaacgtaaatactagttagtagatgatagttgatttttattccaacataccacccataatgtaatagatctaatgaatccatttgtttgttaatagtttaaatgtttttatcggaagaggttttgtcatcacatcagcaatgttcttcttggtctcgatgtagtatacgtataaattattacctgatacttcatctctaagtctcattgcctttgtgccaaaaaatctgtttctaaatttctcttcatttgtagacttaattatactgatcGTTGATCTACTATCAGTAAGTGAGCCtttaataattggtttcttgttaagttcttgCACAAGGTGACTGAGGTTATTCAATAGCGGAATAGCTTCACTGACTgcgtgtatttctgcttctgtAGTTGAAGTGCATGTTAACGAAGCCTTTGTcgactttcctccaatcaCTTTTCCGTTGAGTAGGAAAATGTTACCAATTTGTGACTTGTAATATGGTTGGTTACCATATGAAGCATCGCTTATTGCGactagtttattatctggcttggtaggtttgtttttgtgccatattaattgtttatctctagtgtcccacatgaattgtattaactcatatgtcatgtctaaaacttgcctagaggggaatagtatatgttgagcaagtgtgttgatgtagtatagtaagtcaaatctaaatttatatccaacatatgaagctagaccaatcaacttttgcatttcatgcactttctctttgtattcatcttcatctatttctagttcatcctggtctatataatgacctggttgacctggagctctaagtttctttccttttgggttcaaaggtacgtttagtttgggtaatttttctgtcaaggatttttccatacctaatttcatgtacttgcttctttgatatttgatctCTAATCCAAGTATGTCGTactgaatttcgttatcaccttcacccagatttattatctttgtatcgtattgtttcttgagtgttgttatgattttcttatttgcatttaagtctttgctgaacaatatcatatcatcaacgaataagcaaattgttacttgactattcttaaatacgcatgaccatccacgaacttcttccataccacactgttttatcaggtatgatttgatagtttcgtACCAGTTCGctccactttgtttcaatccataaagtgatttcttcaaacgtatcaacttatcattcattcctaaatgtggtggaggtcttatgtataattcttctttgatgtctgcatacaaatatgccgaagatatgtctaattgtgtaatatagtagttattgtctaatgcaagtgacagggatgtcattaatgcatagtgatgtacggtattggattgcatGCCTGAGTCGTAAGTGTCAGGATGCTGAATAtcacctcttgcaacaaatctagctttaTGAGTACCGTCACGTTTcctgttgaagataaacattgaatttattactcttttagggtctatttcttttctgtcataatatttgtcAGTGTCCCAagtattcattttcaatagttggttgacttctttgtggtatgcttcgatatatttttccttttctttaatatctttattataggtGATTGCCTCATCGTATCTTAAGGTTGTCcgtattggtttgattgattttactgcttttacagctgcaatcaggtgaattcgtttcttcgatctcggaggttctaaactacgcatattcttagtattccatgtgtctcgtgataccttaatttcagtttcattatcttctaatgatcttttcttactgttgatagtagtataggcattagagtcaccaataccacccaaactggaattagtttGATGAGAATTTATCGGTGGGAGTTCTTTAAATGGGTCAGGGAATTCGGTAGGAGATTCTGGAGGTAGATCAGGGAGTGGGAGATCAGCGATGATAGATTCCTCGGTATTCTGTTCAGAAACAGTAGTTGGCGTTTTGATAGGAACAATATTGTgcgatgaattattttccgGTGGAGAAGCATCGATTGAAGGTGAACGGTGtataatccttttctcaGTCTCTTGGTCACTTATCTGCGGAacagttttgttgttggtaccACCCGTACTGGATATTGGTACGTTTGTATGATTAGTCTCATTTTCACTGTACGAGTCTGAgtgtctgaaatctttagatttactggCGTGCGACGACTCATGTGTGTTAGATTGGGACATGGGAGCaagtaaaggaacatttaatttatgCATACCACCCGAACCGGTACTCTcgatattggaaatttggggggtgctagatctcttctttgatggaagaatattagattcagatatgttggggtcaacttctctgggtgcgcgaatattggttttagAAACACGTTTCGAATCTTCAGTATGAGTTGACGGAGGTGTGGAATCGGTTGGActcacagcttttgaaaggacaTTTCTCGGTTGCTCAGGATGTAGTTCAATGTCGGATTGGAAGTCATGGTCAGATTCTATGTTAAGATCATTGGATTCTTGGATCTCATTTGACGCAATGAACGAATGATATGAAGCAGTTAAACGGTTTaagtcttcatcgaaagtgagtgcgtcgtaattgaattgatctaatctggattccttgccctgaagaataacatagttagttgtatctactgtcttctttaaggatggaagatagatgatatatccataagagtttcgaGACGGATGTAGAGCGTAGCCTGGGAtgccacgaggatgtattttggagttagggttgtgatcattgacgataacaggttgaccgaaaggtaacaaagtactgatatcaagtcctgccaagccagcatgttgtcttgcagattttttgcttttaggtgaagctagtgaatttctcacaatagtagaaaattcgattgcAGAGAACCATAAATGGTTCGGTAAACCACTACATTGCAGTTGAGTACGGCAGTCATCTAATAAGGTACGGTTTAGCCGTTCAGCGACTCCATGTGCTCGGGAATCCGCtgtggttgtatagcatggagttataccatttttttcaaggaatttatggagagttctgttagtatactcagaaccacggtccatttgtataaccaagacactggcctgaaactggtttttaataaaagctagtatcgtagtaaaaacatcgaGGATAGAGTCCTCGCGACGGTCGTGTAATGGATAAACCCAacggaattttgttgtctcatcagtaaatgagatgaaataggatggtgcactatttggtaggttgtgaactggaccaaatatgtcagtatgtaggtattgaaagggttcgtatgaattttggtattttagtcgtgaacctttgatatgtctgtgtttggtgcttttgccgattaaacaatcaggacattgatagtcaatagcactagaccagtcgacatctgattcgttaaaatacgtgatggtgttatttttaagtgagtatcgaattgtctgtgcattggcatgcgcaagcattcgatgaatgaaaggataaggatatttgcgtgtactttcacttgtatggacattattgatggtgggtacggagatatttgatggaagcaagtactttttagatacccagtaaaagtctccatatTTTACGATAGGTGCAAGTACAGTGCCGTCAGATCGTTCTAAgacgtttttggtaaagcatgctgtgatatctactgcagccaattcattcaaactgagtaagtcataggctatgttaggagtgtgcaatacctttattgatgttttggtgttgtcctggaagtgaaattgtaggtcaccaatagcgttaattggtatatttcttttttgagcatcaacTACGTTTATGCCAGGattagatgatgctgagtgTATGTGGTGAGCAGATCTTATAAGGGTTCGTGATGCTCCTGAATCGAGAAGGAGGTGTCCAgggagttcatcatcagaatgattAGTGTGATTTACCGTAGATTCAGTAAGTTCCTGGCCTAAGATGAAGGTCGtgcttattgttcaattgaatcggttcagtagttgatttactgatgGAATCGTTGTCCGTGCTGGGAGAGTTATTAGATGTGGATACATTGTGAGCCCTGgctgttttcgatttcgaattatttgttttttgaggattccgagctataactttgggtttggttgtattcgtatagctgcgagaatcattcttctcatcactcggatttctcctgtaattaggtttgctgtttctcgatccctgttgttcttcataaatagcatggatatctaagaacagttcagcgactgtcatatttagatgTCGATGACGTGTGtagcgtaaaaatttatattcgccagatagacctctcataattaattggcatgcgaccttgttattgatatgaatgccattattgttcagtctgtcgataatgtttgtgacttttgtttcaaatgcatctgcaggtgtactgccattatattgcaaatttgccagGGTCACAATGTCGTTTGCCTCTTGGGTATcagattgcattttttcaatacttttggaaagaattttcatgatatccgTATAATCAACGGATAGGATGTCTTTGACCCAGGTAGGTAGGAATTGAGAgggagcaaatatttgaaaagtgttatacaagaaggtgagttcatcatcagtgatCTGACGTACGGGTTTTCCGTTTACTGTcggaataataccaccgagattcgagttttgtaaaaatttgatgtatgttttaacccaatttggaaagtcattaggtgaggttaacattggtggtggtctgacatattttttagtggatgtcatatcagagtccgctgaggatgaatcagtaaatgtattaccTGACTCAGGTGATGGAGTGCTCAGAGGCgttccaactgatgatggatactgcggaaactgtgattgtggcccaggtggaaagtacataggcgacatttgataaggtgTATACGGAATCATAGATGGGTGTCCGTAAAATGACCAACCAGATGGATTGGCTTGGTTTTGGGTCATCATGCACTGCTGTGGGTACGGCCCATTCTGTGGaggtggtactgaagcAGGTTGAGGAGAGGCATGATGGgggttctctggaacagctgatgaagcaggtgttgttgtctgttgagagttagccttagtggaagccttatcatattcttgaattttggaagctgaaacgtctaacggatcttgatttgtgtggacttccttagaagtaaccgaagcaCAGGCGCTACCATGAGATATATGTGGgtaattagataattgttgggattccattgttgataaaggctataatattaggtatacagaatatactagaagttctcctcgaggatttaggaatccataaaagggaatctgcaattctacacaattctataaatattattatcatcgttttatatgttaatattcattgatcctattacattatcaatccttgcgtttcagcttccactaatttagatgactatttctcatcatttgcgtcatcttctaacaccgtatatgataatatactagtaacgtaaatactagttagtagatgatagttgatttttattccaacagttataaggttgtttcatatgtgttttatgaACGTTTAGGATGACGTATTGTCATACTGACATAtctcattttgagatacaacATGTATTTTGTGTTTAACAAACTGTATTATCTGAAAACTATATGAACAGATCTTGAAGTAAGCTTGCCCCCCCTATTCCAGTGTATTCAAAATCACAGTACGTTTTCCTAAAATACCATCATTCATATTTGCTGGTTTATGTTACTACATTGGACTGTATATCCATGTGGGAAATGCCCAATGTACtgataattgttgggattccacTGTTGGTAAAcgcaataatattaggtatacagaatatactagagGTTTTTCTTCGAGGATCTTGGGATCCAAAATAGGGAATCGGTATTTCTGCATAATATTGCTATTATTTCTCCTTCTATTTTACATGcttcattatcctattacattatctAGCTATGCAATTCAGCTCTCATTAAGTCTAATGActgtttttcaattgttgTATAATCTTCTTATACCTCATTTGATAATATAGcaataatataaaatagTACTCTATAGGTTATAGGAGTCTTAATACAATGAGCGCGCCATTATCGTTCTGTAAAGTAAATAGTCATTCACATAACGAGCTAATAAAAATCTCCAGATGGCACACATAGTGTATGGCAACATCAATGAGAAGAATAAGGTCTTCGAGGAATAAATTGTTCTAATCATGACAAAAACTACATAACAGAAGACTGAAAGACTgcattaaaaaaatattattagcATGAACACTAGTCAAAAAATGACACTAAGATTTCATTCCAACACTACATTTTTTCGGAAAACGTTTTATTGAAGTACTGCTTTATGGTCAGCACGTATCGCTTCATATATGATAACCTTACACAGTATCTTTCCGAAAAATCATGAAACGAAGTAACACAGCATCAATTTCTGTGAGAAATAGACAAAGATGTTTCAAAAGTTCCAACATATAGTGAGCATCGTTCATATACCTCGTACAAATCAAATTTGTCTCTTGGAATACCGAAAATTAGCCGCTCAAACACTCTCCGTTGTTAATGACAATTACACCATAGCCGCTGCCGTAGAAAATGCACGGTCTTCCGTGACGAGAAGATTCGGGGGCGAATCGCATAGATCGCTCTTTCTCCTCTTTCTCAATTCTGTCTTATCTGTATTTATAACATGAGCTCATAAACAAAGTCCctgtttatatatattgaTGACTTATATATCTTTCGCTTCAGCTTCTTCCCTCATTTCTACttaatattatcttttgaaattagCGCGATCAATTGCATTCTTTTCCACACCACCTTCAAATTTAAGAATTCATATTTGAATCGAACCGTATGTTTTACCTCTCAATAACTTGTTTCATTAATAGCTCCTTCCACAACCACCTTCATCTTCTCTGATTTGAATTATTACCGACATGAATGTTACTCTCCTGAAAATGTTAATTATATCAACTTAACAGGCCTTGAAAGTGAAGTGTTATAGTTTCTCTTCCTTTGTTTTTCccactttcttttttttatatatatcttATATTGGTTTAAGCACAGCGGATTGCTTTCTTCTAATACAAGAACTAGAACATAGGTCCACCCGTGTGATGTTGCATTCTGAAATGTTTAGTTATCTCTGTCAGAACAGCGAGGTAACACTTATTTTTGTTACGACCAATCCGTAATTCAAGCGTGGGTATTCATATGACCAGAGATAATAATACAGCGAATACTATTGAAATCGtcccttttttgtttaGGAAGAACGGACAAATCGGTCGTCTGCTCGAAATGATTAGTAGTGTGTCACCCGGATCAGCAAAATGACACACACGAAATACGAGGAAAAAGTCGGTCGAAAGGGGCAAATGTTATTATAAGTCCCTCCAGtagtcttttttttttcaaatattcatcatcaaaggTTACGAAATCTTTTGAGCTATCTTAAACATTCGttctttttatcaaatttcaattactaacttattttttcaaaaaaaattgcctCTCCCGGTTTTtaatcattatttttttcgattGATTAAGGGGGAAAAGCAAAGAACGAGAAAACTTGGACAGAAGGTTAATACTCTGACAATTTCAAAACgaagtaaaaagaaaaattatcaaatcaACAAAAAGTACCCGttacaacaaaaaaaatgtccCAAACTCGTGAAGATTCTGTTTACCTAGCTAAATTAGCTGAACAAGCCGAACGTTATGAAGAAATGGTCGAAAACATGAAGGCCGTTGCTTCATCAGGTCAAGAGTTATCTGTCGAAGAACGGAATCTATTGTCGGTTGCTTACAAGAACGTCATCGGTGCTCGCCGTGCTTCATGGAGAATAGTTTCTTCGATcgaacaaaaagaagaatcaAAGGAGAAATCTGAACATCAAGTTGAATTAATCCGTTCTTACCGTTCTAAAATTGAAACTGAATTGACCAAAATCTCTGACGACATTTTATCTGTGTTAGATTCTCATTTAATCCCTTCTGCTACTACTGGTGAGTCTAAAGTATTTTACTATAAGATGAAGGGTGACTACCACCGTTATTTAGCTGAATTTTCCAGCGGAGATGCAAGAGAAAAGGCAACCAACTCCTCTTTGGAGGCTTATAAAACCGCTTCCGAAATCGCCACAACTGAATTGCCTCCAACTCACCCAATTCGTTTAGGTCTAGCTTTGAATTTCTCCGTCTTCTATTACGAAATTCAAAACTCTCCTGATAAGGCTTGCCACTTGGCCAAACAAGCCTTTGATGATGCTATTGCTGAGTTAGATACTTTATCTGAAGAATCATACAAGGATAGCACTTTGATCATGCAATTATTAAGGGACAACTTGACCTTATGGACCTCTGATATTTCTGAATCTGGTCAAGAAgatcaacaacaacaacaacaacagcaacagcaacagcaacaacagcaacaacaagcTCCAGCTGAACAAACTCAAGGTGAACCAACCAAATAAGAGCGCTGAGAAATACAAGGGGAAATGAAGATTTACCACTCCAGTTTTCTTGCTAACGAAAATGAATGCAATTCGATTTTGATACTTTTTTTAGGGGAAGAGATAATATCTTCGTCTAATACAAATtcacaaaattttcaattttaccaactacaaaatatacaaacctctaaaaaaatagtttcTTAATATATAACATAAAATAGTTTTTCTGTTACTATTACTTCTATCACTGTTTTCTTCGTGTATTCTTATATTTTGGCTATCGTTCAGAGTTGAGACAATTTGCGAGAGTAATTGAGTAGTAATTTTCGTATGTTTTAAAATAAGTTCCTTCCATTGTATACGCACctctttcttctgttttccTTTGAATCTTGATCTACCTTACCTATTGAAGGTGAAGGCATCTTTTCTCATTTGATGAAACAGCGCTCCCTGGGTGTAGGGGGGCGGGGGTATAGTAGCGTAAATCCGCAACGGAAAAATACTTCGAGTGGAAAACTATGACCATTAATATGTATGTCTTACAAGAGAGGACAATAAACAAAGTCAAATAACCACAAGGGATCACAAACGAAAGGATGTCAGTTATTCCTCCAAAATTCTTCAAGATTGCAAATATATCAATTGGCTGCATAGACATTATTGCTGCCCTTTCACAATTGACGTATATTTTCACCAATTTAAACGTCTTCCTCTTGGCAGTTTACGGACTGGCACTCTCCGTACCTATCGTCTATCTGGAGTTCAAGGTTCCGTCAAATCTTTACAGGTATGCTTCCTTTTACTTTAGTTTTCTTGGAAGGGGTTTATCTTATATTTTACTAAGTCTGATAATCAGCTTCGGCGGTATCTACAACATATTGGCGGGAAtgtttacttttattttagGGGTTGcctttattgtttttcatttttcccAGTTTGTGGAAGAACCTGCTAACTTCAGAGCACCCGGCTCATCTTTGTCAATTGGTGATGATGACATcgacgatgacgatgacaTGATTTAATATTAGAAGCCCATGTCTCTCAATCCGCCGGTGTTACAAAAGCATGGCGAAACAGGCGTGAGATATTTAATCTTCCATCTCATCTGTATAGCAAATAAAATGTAATTATAATGCAAGATTCTGAGCAAATGAACCAAGCGGTTTTAGTACAGCTAGgttgactttttttataatattcTATTTTACATTTTATGATATACTtatattatttatatactAGCTTTAGAAATGATGAAGTTTCCTACATTTTCATGGTTTCTTCAACTCCGCCATTTGATGTCTCAACACTCTTCTGCTTCATTGGCTGCGTTTCCTTTAATAATAGACCGAACCTCTTATCCTTGGCCAAAGTAGCTAATTGAAAGATCCCTTGAACAATTGAATCTTGTGGATTTAATTCGTGCTGAGAGTGAATCCAGCTCGGTTGACAGGTCTTAGAACCACCAGTTAATCTCAATAATTCGGGTCTGTCCGTTGTACTTACACTAGAGTCACATAATACGATGGTATTACATTCACGAGCAACTGGTAAAGAAATCGATTCCTTGGTTGAATTCATTAAGGATTTAAGCTTGATGGCTGAAACACCCAATTTTGGTAAAGGTAACTCATGCCCAGGTAATGTTAATGTAGAGGTTGCATCATAACTTAAATTACCGTTTGGATTGGTAGCCTTTAAAATATGGTCCCATGGAACCCATCTAGCAATTTGTATTGGACTTTCCACACATAAGTAGTTGTTGGAAATCTCACTCATCCCAAGTCTAAATGATTTCAAATCTTTCTTTAAGCTTTGgagttcttcttcattttcgtGAACGAAAGGAAAGTTAGAAGATAAATGAGATAACTTGAATGGATAAACGCCTTGTTTATCGATTTTAGTTAATAATTGTCTAGAAGTTTTTAATTTAAGAATATGGGTTTGAGCAAAATCTCTAACATATGCACCGGGTCTTGCAATCAATTCTCCAGCCTTATGAGATTTACCTGTGTAAGAGTCAACGGTTTCTAAAGTTACTAAACCCTTTTTGGTACAATGCTCCAAAGATgccattttcaaatcaatTAAATACACTTCACCTGATTGAACAACGAAATCATCACTTGGAATAGCAGAAACATTAGTGAATGGAGTCGATTGTCCACGATCTACCACTGTTAAATCCTTGGCATCAGTATTAGATAGCAAATCTGCTTCTTGATGGGACTCTGTCCAAACAACACCCTTATATTCCCTTTCGGCAACAATACCTTCGTTTTGGCCTGCCAGGAATCTTCTAATCCTTCTTACACGAGAACCAGGAACAACGCCACAGTTATAAGATCTGGCAATAGTATCCACTATAGTTCTAATCAATTGGCCTGTGATACCACTTGAAGTTCCTCCCAGTGAGGCAGGAAGCTTTTCTGGAGTCAGAGCACAGGCTAATAAAGCAACAACTGTTTCCATAGCAATGTGAGCAGCAGCTACAGCATCCGCTTTACCACCTAGTAGTGGCCCAGTGGGTTGAAGAATAGGTTTGGTTTCATCAACGGGGTAAATAACCATAGTATGAGAAACTTCAGAGGTGTAACCATCAATATGAACACCTAGTGTAATCTTGACTAAATCCCCCGGTCTCAAAGTCCCAGTGACAGATGATGCAAAAGTGGAGTCTTTCCCCTTATTCCAGTTTAACAAATTTTGAGTATCATCTATTTCGGGGCACCATCCACCAGAAATTTGGTCGATATCAATAGTGGTTGGAATGGCAATACCTCTTTCATTAACTTTGTTTTTATAATATTGTTCCAACCGGgtcaaaataaaagaatcGGTAAGCAAACATAGCTCTGGCACGGTTAATTGGCGCTGTGTGGTCTTAGAGTGATATGAATCATTGATCAAAGAAGTAACATATTTCAAAGCAGTTTGTGCGATTTGTCCAG
This is a stretch of genomic DNA from Saccharomyces cerevisiae S288C chromosome IV, complete sequence. It encodes these proteins:
- a CDS encoding gag protein (Retrotransposon TYA Gag gene co-transcribed with TYB Pol; translated as TYA or TYA-TYB polyprotein; Gag is a nucleocapsid protein that is the structural constituent of virus-like particles (VLPs); similar to retroviral Gag), which codes for MESQQLSNYPHISHGSACASVTSKEVHTNQDPLDVSASKIQEYDKASTKANSQQTTTPASSAVPENPHHASPQPASVPPPQNGPYPQQCMMTQNQANPSGWSFYGHPSMIPYTPYQMSPMYFPPGPQSQFPQYPSSVGTPLSTPSPESGNTFTDSSSADSDMTSTKKYVRPPPMLTSPNDFPNWVKTYIKFLQNSNLGGIIPTVNGKPVRQITDDELTFLYNTFQIFAPSQFLPTWVKDILSVDYTDIMKILSKSIEKMQSDTQEANDIVTLANLQYNGSTPADAFETKVTNIIDRLNNNGIHINNKVACQLIMRGLSGEYKFLRYTRHRHLNMTVAELFLDIHAIYEEQQGSRNSKPNYRRNPSDEKNDSRSYTNTTKPKVIARNPQKTNNSKSKTARAHNVSTSNNSPSTDNDSISKSTTEPIQLNNKHDLHLRPGTY
- the BMH2 gene encoding 14-3-3 family protein BMH2 (14-3-3 protein, minor isoform; involved in post-transcriptional control of the proteome; binds to both proteins and to DNA, including replication origins; regulates multiple processes including exocytosis, vesicle transport, Ras/MAPK and rapamycin-sensitive signaling and meiotic commitment; protein abundance and relative distribution to the nucleus increase upon DNA replication stress; abundance relative to Bmh1p increases during sporulation; similar to several human 14-3-3 proteins), which gives rise to MSQTREDSVYLAKLAEQAERYEEMVENMKAVASSGQELSVEERNLLSVAYKNVIGARRASWRIVSSIEQKEESKEKSEHQVELIRSYRSKIETELTKISDDILSVLDSHLIPSATTGESKVFYYKMKGDYHRYLAEFSSGDAREKATNSSLEAYKTASEIATTELPPTHPIRLGLALNFSVFYYEIQNSPDKACHLAKQAFDDAIAELDTLSEESYKDSTLIMQLLRDNLTLWTSDISESGQEDQQQQQQQQQQQQQQQQQAPAEQTQGEPTK
- the TVP15 gene encoding Tvp15p (Integral membrane protein; localized to late Golgi vesicles along with the v-SNARE Tlg2p): MSVIPPKFFKIANISIGCIDIIAALSQLTYIFTNLNVFLLAVYGLALSVPIVYLEFKVPSNLYRYASFYFSFLGRGLSYILLSLIISFGGIYNILAGMFTFILGVAFIVFHFSQFVEEPANFRAPGSSLSIGDDDIDDDDDMI
- the ARX1 gene encoding putative hydrolase (Nuclear export factor for the ribosomal pre-60S subunit; shuttling factor which directly binds FG rich nucleoporins and facilities translocation through the nuclear pore complex; interacts directly with Alb1p; responsible for Tif6p recycling defects in the absence of Rei1; associated with the ribosomal export complex); translation: MALAISHEDTQILLKDKNILQESVLNKYRTAGQIAQTALKYVTSLINDSYHSKTTQRQLTVPELCLLTDSFILTRLEQYYKNKVNERGIAIPTTIDIDQISGGWCPEIDDTQNLLNWNKGKDSTFASSVTGTLRPGDLVKITLGVHIDGYTSEVSHTMVIYPVDETKPILQPTGPLLGGKADAVAAAHIAMETVVALLACALTPEKLPASLGGTSSGITGQLIRTIVDTIARSYNCGVVPGSRVRRIRRFLAGQNEGIVAEREYKGVVWTESHQEADLLSNTDAKDLTVVDRGQSTPFTNVSAIPSDDFVVQSGEVYLIDLKMASLEHCTKKGLVTLETVDSYTGKSHKAGELIARPGAYVRDFAQTHILKLKTSRQLLTKIDKQGVYPFKLSHLSSNFPFVHENEEELQSLKKDLKSFRLGMSEISNNYLCVESPIQIARWVPWDHILKATNPNGNLSYDATSTLTLPGHELPLPKLGVSAIKLKSLMNSTKESISLPVARECNTIVLCDSSVSTTDRPELLRLTGGSKTCQPSWIHSQHELNPQDSIVQGIFQLATLAKDKRFGLLLKETQPMKQKSVETSNGGVEETMKM